In Desmospora profundinema, the sequence ATCGCTTCATCATCTACAGCCTTCTTTCGATTGCGGTCACCGCTGTCAGCATGCAGTTCATTCCCTTGGAAGCCATATCCAATGATCCCATCATGTCCGCCATATTCGGCGGCGTCATCGTAGGGATCGCCACCGGGCTGATCTTTCGCTCCGGCGGTTCCACGGGAGGGTTTGACATCATCGGAATGGTGCTCACCCTGAAAAAAGAGCTGCCCCTGGGAGCGCTGATCTTCGCCTTAAACGCCGTTGTCGTCTTTATCTCCGGCTTTGTTTTCGACTGGGATCTGGCTTTGTACACCATGGCGTCCATCTATGTCACCGGCAAGGTGATTGACGCCATCCACACGCGCCATGTGAAATTGACACTAATGATCATCACCCAAAAAGGGGATGCGGTCAAAAAGAAACTCCTTTCCAATCTCGTCCGCGGCATCACCGTCCTGGATGGGGAAGGAGCGTATACCCAAGAGAAGCGCCAAGTCCTCCTCACCGTCATCTCCCGGTACGAACTGCCGGATGTGAAACGCTGGGTCGCCTCCGCCGACCCCCAAGCCTTTGTCAACATTACACAAACCGTGGATGTGATGGGGTATTTCCGCCGAAGCTGATCCCCCCTATGACAAAAACGAGAGGAGTCGGGCCTAATGGCACACTTTGCCGCAATCTTGCATATGGAAAAGCCGGAACTGAACCAAACGTACCGGCCTCAACACCTGGAATACTTAAACGCCCTTGAAAAGCAGGGGAAAATATTTGCCAAGGGGCCTTTCGCCGATGGTACCGGCGGGATGGTGGTCTACATCGCCGATTCCTTGGAAGAAGCAAAAGAATTAGCCGAAAACGACCCCTATGTGACGGAAGGCGTCCGGCGGCTGGAACTGCACGAGTGGAGGATATAAACAAAAAAACCGACCCCATCAGGTCGGTTTTTTTATCATCATGATCGTATAGCCTCAGCCCGCCCGTTCTTGATCCTTGGCAACCGCTTTGCGCCAGGCCGGTATAGAGACCGCCACCACTTCATCGGCGTAAATTAAGCCCAATTTATCTGTGACGTACACTTTACGCCCGTCAAATTTGTAACTCTCCAAGATATTGACATTCGTCACTTTGCCAAACGCACCGATGAGGGAAAGCTCATCCCCCACTTCCAACTGGTTCAGTACCGGACCGGATTGAACGCCTCCCATGACGAATTTCCCTCTAATTTTTGCCATGATTGATCCCTCCAATTGAATCTTCTGACTATTTTACGACAGCGCTTTATTTCCACTGGAATGTAAAATGAAATTCTTATCTCTTATTCTACTCCCTCTTTACCCGGTTTTGGTGTTCAGTTTATGTACAATTTTTGAACTATTCCGTTTGAAAAAAGACATGAAAAAATCCGCCCTACCCCTAGCGGGCGGGCGGCCAATCAAATGCGGGGCAGGGTGATTCCCCGTTGGTTTTGGTATTTTCCCTGTTTGGCTCGGTAGGAGACTTCACAAGTCTCGTCACTTTCCAAAAACAAAACCTGGCATAAGCCTTCATTGGCATAAATCTTGGCCGGCAACGGGGTGGTATTTGAGATTTCCAAGGTGACATGCCCTTCCCATCCGGGCTCAAAAGGAGTCACATTGGTGATGATTCCACAACGGGCATAGGTGGATTTCCCCACACAGACAGCCAGCACATTTTCGGGAATCCGAAAGTATTCCACTGAGGTGGCCAACGCGAAGGAGTTGGGCGGAATAATGCAAACCTCTCCTTTGTAATCCAGGAATGAGTCCCCGCTGATCGCCTTCGGATCGATTACCGGCATCAGCGCATTATGGAAGATCTTAAACTCGTCCCCCACCCGCAAATCGTAACCATAACTGGATAAACCAAAACTGATCGCTTCCCCTTTTCCCACATTCTGCTCGACAAAGGGTTCAATCATCCCCTGCTCCGTCGCCATGCGGCGGATCCATTTATCCGATTTAATCGTCATAACAGCCCAGGCTCCTTTGTTTAACGTATCCACCCCATTGTACAACAAACCATCCAAGCGAAAAACCGCCTTCTCCCAGGGGGAGGAGGCGGCCTAGTACAGTACTACAGTTGCATTTGTACGAAGAGTGTATAGGAACGTGGGTTGGTCGGGCTGGTGGGCTGTCTTCGATCTCTTGCAAAAAGCGCAAAGGCTCTCCGCCAGCCATACCAACCCTCTCTCTTTCTCTCGGAAAAATGAATGACCAGACGAGCCCTAACAACACGAGAAGCGAGAAAAAGAATCTCACACGATGGAGGCCCGCCATTCAGAGGAGACGGAGAGAAGACGGCGGCCATCGATGGCCCGCTCCAGATCCTCCAACAAGTCGTCCGGATCCTCCAAGCCGACGGAAAGACGCAGCAAGCCGTCCGTTACCCCCCTGGCCTGACGTTCCTCTGCCGGCATAGCGGCATGAGACATGCAGGCGGGGTAGGAGAGAATGCTTTCCACCGCTCCCAAGCTGACAGCGACGATGGGCAGACGCACCTGAGACAGTACTTCCCTCACTTTTTTTCCGCTTCCCAAATCAAAGGAGAAAACCGCGCCGTGACCACTCGCCTGAGACGCCTGGAGACTGTGTCCCGGATGATCGGGAAGACCCGTGTAGTAGACCTGTTTTACTTCCGGGTTGCGGGAGAGGGCCTCAGCGATGCGGCCGGCGGAGGTGGTGGCTGCTTCCATCCGGGCTGCCAATGTTTTTAAACCGCGCATCGTCAACCACGAATCCTGTACACCTAACACGGCTCCCAGTGCGTTTTGCAATCCGTATAAGCGATCGGCGACAGCAGGATCTTTGACCGCCACCAACCCGGAGACGACATCGCTGTGGCCGCCGATAAACTTGGTGGCG encodes:
- a CDS encoding YitT family protein; amino-acid sequence: MNIIVSSALIGFAFNMMLLPHKVLSGGVSGIAMILGLVTPLNTGVIIFLLNVPILILGYLKLGNRFIIYSLLSIAVTAVSMQFIPLEAISNDPIMSAIFGGVIVGIATGLIFRSGGSTGGFDIIGMVLTLKKELPLGALIFALNAVVVFISGFVFDWDLALYTMASIYVTGKVIDAIHTRHVKLTLMIITQKGDAVKKKLLSNLVRGITVLDGEGAYTQEKRQVLLTVISRYELPDVKRWVASADPQAFVNITQTVDVMGYFRRS
- a CDS encoding YciI family protein gives rise to the protein MAHFAAILHMEKPELNQTYRPQHLEYLNALEKQGKIFAKGPFADGTGGMVVYIADSLEEAKELAENDPYVTEGVRRLELHEWRI
- the dcd gene encoding dCTP deaminase, which gives rise to MDGLLYNGVDTLNKGAWAVMTIKSDKWIRRMATEQGMIEPFVEQNVGKGEAISFGLSSYGYDLRVGDEFKIFHNALMPVIDPKAISGDSFLDYKGEVCIIPPNSFALATSVEYFRIPENVLAVCVGKSTYARCGIITNVTPFEPGWEGHVTLEISNTTPLPAKIYANEGLCQVLFLESDETCEVSYRAKQGKYQNQRGITLPRI
- a CDS encoding trans-sulfuration enzyme family protein; translation: MKFGTRLLHNGNEIDPVTGAASIPLYQASTFHQEDVDQPGSFDYARSGNPTRHALEETIAQLEGGCRGFAFASGMAAISSTLFLFSSGDHLVVSKDLYGGTFRVLTEVLPRMGIQADFVDTTDLTAVEEAVRPDTRAIYVETPSNPTLKVTDLRGVADIARRHGLTTIVDNTFLTPYFQRPLELGADIVIHSATKFIGGHSDVVSGLVAVKDPAVADRLYGLQNALGAVLGVQDSWLTMRGLKTLAARMEAATTSAGRIAEALSRNPEVKQVYYTGLPDHPGHSLQASQASGHGAVFSFDLGSGKKVREVLSQVRLPIVAVSLGAVESILSYPACMSHAAMPAEERQARGVTDGLLRLSVGLEDPDDLLEDLERAIDGRRLLSVSSEWRASIV